Proteins encoded within one genomic window of Desulfallas thermosapovorans DSM 6562:
- the rpsS gene encoding 30S ribosomal protein S19, protein MGRSLKKGPYCDEKLLKRIREMNEKGDKRVIKTWSRRSTIFPDMIGHTIAVHDGRKHVPVYITEDMVGHKLGEFAPTRLFRGHGSHTERSTALK, encoded by the coding sequence ATGGGTCGCTCTCTAAAAAAAGGCCCGTATTGTGACGAGAAACTCCTTAAAAGAATCCGAGAGATGAACGAAAAGGGCGATAAAAGGGTCATTAAGACCTGGTCCCGCCGTTCCACCATTTTCCCGGATATGATCGGGCATACCATTGCGGTGCATGATGGTAGAAAGCATGTTCCCGTATATATTACCGAGGATATGGTCGGGCATAAATTAGGCGAATTCGCCCCCACGAGGCTTTTCAGGGGACACGGATCACATACTGAAAGGTCTACGGCTTTGAAGTAA
- the rplV gene encoding 50S ribosomal protein L22, with protein MQEAKAVAKYIRISPRKVRQVIDIIRGKDVQEALAILKFTPKRASVPVAKVVKSAAANAEHNYDMNKDNLYVAACYVDQGPTLKRWQPRAMGRADVLRHRTSHITVVLKEKKEG; from the coding sequence ATGCAAGAAGCAAAAGCGGTGGCGAAATATATTCGTATCTCCCCACGTAAAGTACGTCAGGTTATTGACATCATCAGGGGTAAGGATGTGCAGGAGGCTCTGGCTATTTTAAAATTTACACCCAAGCGGGCTTCGGTACCCGTAGCCAAAGTGGTTAAATCAGCAGCTGCCAATGCCGAACATAATTATGATATGAACAAGGATAACCTGTATGTGGCCGCTTGTTATGTAGACCAAGGACCCACCTTAAAGCGGTGGCAGCCCCGGGCAATGGGCCGCGCGGATGTACTGCGTCACCGTACCAGCCACATTACCGTGGTACTAAAAGAAAAGAAGGAGGGTTAG
- the rplB gene encoding 50S ribosomal protein L2 codes for MGIKKFKPTSPGRRFVTVSTFEEITATEPEKSLLEPLKRKGGRNASGRITVRHRGGGHKRKYRLIDFKRDKDGIPAKVATIEYDPNRSARIALLHYADGEKRYIIAPVGLQVGQTVESGPDADIKVGNALALRNIPLGTMIHNIELHPKGGGQLVRSAGAAAQLMAKEGKYAHVRMPSGEMRLILQDCRATIGQVGNVDHENISIGKAGRSRWLGKRPTVRGVVMNPVDHPHGGGEGRSPVGRNPVTPWGKPALGARTRKKKPSDRLIVKRRGK; via the coding sequence GTGGGGATTAAAAAATTCAAGCCCACATCGCCGGGTCGGAGGTTTGTAACTGTATCGACCTTCGAGGAAATAACCGCCACCGAACCGGAAAAGTCCCTGCTGGAACCGCTTAAAAGAAAAGGCGGCAGAAATGCCAGCGGCAGAATAACCGTTCGTCATCGTGGTGGCGGGCACAAAAGGAAGTACCGGTTAATTGACTTTAAACGGGATAAGGATGGTATACCGGCCAAGGTTGCCACCATTGAATACGATCCCAACCGCTCGGCACGGATAGCCCTTTTGCATTATGCCGACGGTGAAAAACGTTATATAATTGCACCGGTGGGATTGCAGGTGGGACAGACGGTGGAGTCCGGGCCCGATGCCGATATCAAAGTGGGTAATGCCCTGGCTTTGCGCAATATCCCGCTGGGTACGATGATCCATAACATTGAGCTGCATCCCAAGGGCGGCGGCCAACTGGTGCGCTCCGCCGGCGCTGCGGCGCAGCTTATGGCCAAGGAAGGTAAATACGCCCACGTGCGCATGCCTTCGGGCGAAATGCGTTTGATATTACAGGACTGCCGGGCTACCATCGGCCAGGTGGGCAATGTGGATCACGAAAACATTTCTATCGGTAAAGCCGGTCGCTCTCGCTGGCTGGGCAAGCGCCCGACAGTACGCGGTGTGGTTATGAACCCTGTGGACCACCCCCATGGTGGTGGTGAAGGCCGCTCACCCGTCGGCAGGAACCCGGTTACTCCCTGGGGTAAACCGGCGCTGGGCGCACGTACCAGGAAGAAGAAACCCAGTGATCGCTTAATTGTCAAGCGGCGCGGTAAATAA
- the rplW gene encoding 50S ribosomal protein L23, whose protein sequence is MKNPRDIIKKPVVTEKSMGLVEENKYTFIVDMGANKIEIRQAVEELFNVKVDKVRTMRVKGKTKRVRNRWGKAPDRKKAIVTLKEGQKIQLFEGV, encoded by the coding sequence ATGAAAAATCCTCGTGATATTATTAAAAAGCCGGTGGTCACTGAAAAAAGTATGGGCCTGGTGGAGGAAAACAAGTACACGTTTATTGTGGATATGGGTGCCAACAAAATTGAGATTCGCCAGGCTGTGGAAGAATTGTTTAATGTTAAAGTTGACAAGGTGCGTACCATGCGGGTGAAGGGCAAGACAAAACGGGTACGTAACCGCTGGGGCAAAGCGCCTGACCGTAAAAAAGCCATTGTTACCCTTAAAGAGGGCCAAAAGATTCAACTCTTTGAGGGTGTTTAG